A window of the Bombina bombina isolate aBomBom1 chromosome 3, aBomBom1.pri, whole genome shotgun sequence genome harbors these coding sequences:
- the PRR13 gene encoding proline-rich protein 13 codes for MWNPNVPGQPGAAYPPNTVYPPQTNPAYPPGTIPGGQIPVPGQPCYPPGQPVYPPGQSVYPPGQPAYPGGLPAYPGQQPGYPPHSGPFPPGMPGYPVNPLMPVGPMDKKMRKKMKKAHKANKAHKSHKHGRRSSSSSSSSSSD; via the exons atgtggaatcCAAATGTACCAG GACAGCCAGGTGCTGCCTACCCACCAAACACAGTATATCCTCCACAAACAAACCCAGCTTACCCTCCAGGCACAATACCAGGTGGTCAGATCCCTGTGCCAGGGCAGCCTTGTTATCCTCCAGGACAACCAGTCTATCCACCAGGACAGTCTGTTTACCCTCCAGGACAACCTGCTTACCCCGGTGGACTTCCAGCGTACCCTGGGCAACAGCCTGGCTACCCACCACACTCTGGGCCATTCCCCCCTGGCATGCCTGGATATCCTGTAAACCCCCTGATGCCTGTGggacccatggataagaaaatgaGAAAGAAGATGAAGAAGGCACACAAAGCAAACAAGGCTCATAAATCTCATAAGCATGGAAGG CGTTCATCGTCATCCTCTTCGTCTTCCAGCAGTGACTAA